The Porphyrobacter sp. HT-58-2 genome segment CCACCGACGTCCGTGAAGCGCTGAGCCTGCTCGAAGCGCACTATCGCAACCGCGGTATCTATCTGGTCGAGCGCGGTGGGCGCTGGCATTTCGAAACCGCGCCTGATCTCGCCCATTTGCTGCGCCGCGAGAAGGAACAGGTACGCCGCCTGAGCCGCGCCGCGACCGAGGTTCTGGCGATCATCGCCTATCACGAACCGGTAAGCCGGGCGGAAATCGAATCGATCAGAGGTGTGCAGACAAGTGCAGGCACGCTGGATGTGCTGATGGAGGCGGGCTGGATCCGCCCCGCCGGCCGCCGCGAGGTTCCGGGGCGCCCTGTGATTTACGCGACAACAGCCACCTTCCTTGACCATTTCGGCCTCGCCAGTCGGCGCGACCTGCCCGGCATCGAGGAATTGCGCGCTGCTGGCCTGCTCGATCCGGTCGACGAGGCGATGGAAGCCGCGCTCGAAGGATCAGGGCGCTTCGAGCCCGACGAGGACGATGAGGCCGAGACTGACTAGAATCGCCGATTGGTCGTCACCACTGGCGCCTGCGTCCGATCATACCTATACTGGTTCCAACACTAGCAAGAGAGAACTCTCATGAGTATCGGTTGGCCGCAGCTTCTCGTCGTCGCACTGCTTGTGCTCGTGCTGTTCGGGCGCGGACGCATTTCCGAGATGATGGGCGATTTCGGCAAGGGCATTTCGAGCTTCAAGAAGGGCATGAACGAAGCGGACGAACCCGCCGCGAGCAAGGCGCGGATCGAACCTCCGGCCGCCACGGGCGCGCCTGCTGAAACGCCCGCGCCCACGGCGGACAAGAACGACACCACCGGCGTCTGATCCTCGCAGACAGGAGGCGGCGCGTCCGCACCCATAATGTTCGACATCGGCGCTGCGGAACTGCTGGTCATCATTATCGTCGCGGTCGTCGTGATCGGGCCGAAGGATCTGCCGATGGCGATGCGCACGGCGGGCCGCTGGATCGGCAAGATGCGCCGCATATCTGCCCATTTCCGTTCAGGCATCGACACCATGGTGCGCGAGGCCGAACTGGAAGACATGGAAAAGAAGTGGAAGGCGCAGAACGAGGAAATCATGCGCCGCTCCGCCGCTCTTACCGATGAGGCCGCTGGAGCCGATACGGGCGGAGCGGTGATGACCGGGCCTGCGCCTGCTGCCGGCCAGGAACTGTCTGCCGAGCCTTCGACTGATAATCCGGCCCCTGACACTCCGGCTCCCAAGGGCAGCGACCATGTTCAAGGTTGACGATCTTGACGAGACCCGGGCGCCGCTGCTCGATCATCTGATCGAATTGCGCACCCGCATCATCCGCTCGCTGCTGGCACTGGCGCTTGGCTTCGGCGTGTGCCTCTATTTCGCGGACGACATCCTCGGCTTTCTGGTATGGCCACTGAAACAGGCCTTCCCCGACGGCGAGGGGCAACTGATTTTCACCAAGCTGCCCGAAGTGTTCTTCGTCGAGCTGAAGGTTGCGCTGTTTGCAGGCTTCATGGTGAGCTTTCCGGTGGTCGCCAACCAATTGTGGGCGTTTGTCGCGCCGGGGCTTTATGCACGTGAGAAGAAGGCGTTCCTGCCGTTCCTGCTTGCAACCCCGGTGCTGTTTTTGAGCGGCGCGGCGCTGGCCTATTTCGTCGTGATGCCGACCGCGTTCCGGTTCTTCCTTGGCTATGGCGGGGAGGCCGGGGGCTTGCAGGTGCAGGCCTTGCCGAGCGCGGGAGAATATCTCGGGCTGGTGATGCAGTTCATCCTTGCTTTCGGGATCACCTTCCTGTTGCCGGTGTTGCT includes the following:
- the scpB gene encoding SMC-Scp complex subunit ScpB produces the protein MSVEEPGTLERAVEATLFAAEEPLSVDALAAHLGGLAATDVREALSLLEAHYRNRGIYLVERGGRWHFETAPDLAHLLRREKEQVRRLSRAATEVLAIIAYHEPVSRAEIESIRGVQTSAGTLDVLMEAGWIRPAGRREVPGRPVIYATTATFLDHFGLASRRDLPGIEELRAAGLLDPVDEAMEAALEGSGRFEPDEDDEAETD
- the tatA gene encoding twin-arginine translocase TatA/TatE family subunit, whose protein sequence is MSIGWPQLLVVALLVLVLFGRGRISEMMGDFGKGISSFKKGMNEADEPAASKARIEPPAATGAPAETPAPTADKNDTTGV
- the tatB gene encoding Sec-independent protein translocase protein TatB, encoding MFDIGAAELLVIIIVAVVVIGPKDLPMAMRTAGRWIGKMRRISAHFRSGIDTMVREAELEDMEKKWKAQNEEIMRRSAALTDEAAGADTGGAVMTGPAPAAGQELSAEPSTDNPAPDTPAPKGSDHVQG
- the tatC gene encoding twin-arginine translocase subunit TatC; this encodes MFKVDDLDETRAPLLDHLIELRTRIIRSLLALALGFGVCLYFADDILGFLVWPLKQAFPDGEGQLIFTKLPEVFFVELKVALFAGFMVSFPVVANQLWAFVAPGLYAREKKAFLPFLLATPVLFLSGAALAYFVVMPTAFRFFLGYGGEAGGLQVQALPSAGEYLGLVMQFILAFGITFLLPVLLLLLHRAGIITRAQMAGARRYVIVGIFALAAIVTPPDPGSQVILALPLLLLFEISLVLMRLQEKAVEGDRAARAAEEAEQKAAAE